The following are encoded in a window of Acinonyx jubatus isolate Ajub_Pintada_27869175 chromosome D4, VMU_Ajub_asm_v1.0, whole genome shotgun sequence genomic DNA:
- the OMD gene encoding osteomodulin, with protein MGFLSPACVLFCFFGVKVYCQYENYQWDEDYDQEPDDVYQPEFQFHQNEDYQVPFHQYMLGCATECFCPPNFPSSMYCDNRKLKTIPRVPAHIQQVYLQFNEIEAVTADSFINATYLKEINLSHNKITSQKIDYGVFAKLSNLLQLHLQHNNLEEFPFPLPKSLERLLLGYNEISRLQTNAMDGLVNLTMLDLCYNHLEDSMLQENILAKMKKLMQLNLCNNRLESMPPGLPSSLMYLSLENNSISSIPENYFSELPKLNALRMSHNKLQDIPYNIFNLSNLIELNVGHNKLKQAFYIPRNLQHLYLENNEIENINVTVMCPSIDPLHYHHLTYIRMDQNKLKEPISSYISLCFPLLHTIYYGEQRSTDGQTIQLKTQVFRRFPGDAESEERDDQQEGPEQEETEENIDPHYYGS; from the exons atgggctTTTTAAGTCCAGCATGtgtccttttctgcttttttggaGTCAAAGTATACTGCCAATATGAAAATTATCAATGGGATGAAGATTATGATCAAGAGCCAGATGATGTCTACCAACCAGAATTTCAATTTCATCAGAATGAGGACTATCAAGTTCCTTTTCATCAGTACATGTTAGGCTGTGCCACTGAATGCTTCTGCCCACCCAACTTTCCATCATCAATGTACTGTGACAATCGCAAACTCAAGACTATCCCGCGTGTCCCAGCTCACATACAGCAAGTCTATCTTCAGTTCAACGAAATTGAGGCTGTGACTGCAGATTCATTCATCAATGCAACTTATCTTAAAGAAATCAATCTCAGCCACAACAAGATTACATCTCAAAAGATTGATTATGGTGTGTTTGCTAAGTTGTCAAATCTACTACAACTTCATCTACAGCATAACAACTTAGAagaatttccatttcctcttcccaaGTCTTTGGAAAGACTTCTTCTTGGCTACAATGAGATCTCCAGATTGCAGACAAATGCCATGGACGGGCTAGTAAACTTGACAATGCTTGATCTCTGTTATAATCATCTTGAAGATTCCATGTTACAAGAAAACATActtgctaaaatgaaaaaattaatgcaGCTCAACTTATGTAATAACAGATTAGAATCCATGCCTCCTGGTCTGCCTTCTTCACTTATGTACCTGTCTTTAGAAAATAACTCAATTTCTTCCATACCAGAAAATTACTTCAGTGAACTTCCAAAACTTAATGCTCTACGAATGTCACACAACAAACTACAAGACATcccatataatatttttaatctttccaacCTTATAGAGCTCAATGTTGGACACAACAAACTGAAACAAGCATTCTATATTCCAAGGAATTTACAACACCTATACCTAGAAAATAACGAAATTGAAA ataTCAATGTTACAGTGATGTGTCCATCTATTGACCCACTACATTACCACCATTTAACATACATTCGTATGgaccaaaataaactaaaagagcCAATAAGCTCATAcatttccctctgcttccctcttctaCACACTATTTATTATGGTGAGCAAAGAAGCACTGATGGTCAAACAATACAGCTGAAGACCCAAGTTTTCAGGAGATTTCCAGGTGATGCAGAGAGTGAAGAACGTGATGATCAACAAGAAGGTCcagaacaagaagaaacagaagaaaacattgaCCCTCACTATTATGGAAGTTAA